The following proteins are encoded in a genomic region of Gimesia algae:
- a CDS encoding sulfatase yields MKLSAFQFIACCLLFCSNQIHAAEKPYNVLFIISDDLTATALSCYGNQVCQTPHIDSIAARGTRFTHAYCQATYCGPSRASFMSGYYPHASKAYGYVSPRAYIGDRPTWAQHFKNHGYYSARVSKIYHMGVPGDIEKGNDGTDDPASWTERFNSQGPEWTAPGNGETLENNPDGKKPAVGGNTFVVVEADGDDLVHSDGKTARKAVELIAKHKDEPFFLGVGFVRPHVPFVAPQTYFPPFLPYSKHVLPEKVDGDWADIPKLGINYKTSLNMKMDVRRQKKAVGGYLASVAYMDAQVGKVLDAVKQAGIEDRTIVIFTSDHGYHLGEHDFWAKVSLHEESAAVPLIISVPGKQPAVCNSLVELLDLYPTISSLCSLKIPAGIQGKDLSPLLDDPTRRVRDTAFSVDPRNKGNRGFLLRDERWAYIQYKEDASGGIELYDMQNDPRQFTNLAERPENQLTVKVFKEKLAEKLKDIRTNDLGHTYSQR; encoded by the coding sequence ATGAAATTGTCTGCTTTTCAGTTTATTGCCTGCTGCCTGCTGTTCTGCTCGAACCAGATTCATGCGGCCGAAAAACCATATAACGTGCTGTTTATTATCTCAGACGATCTGACGGCAACCGCGCTCTCCTGTTATGGGAATCAGGTATGTCAGACTCCCCACATCGATAGCATCGCAGCCCGGGGGACGCGTTTCACGCATGCTTACTGTCAGGCGACGTATTGCGGTCCTTCCCGAGCTTCTTTTATGTCGGGGTATTATCCCCATGCCTCTAAAGCGTACGGTTATGTAAGCCCGCGGGCGTATATTGGTGACCGTCCTACCTGGGCGCAACATTTCAAAAATCACGGCTATTACTCAGCCCGCGTCAGTAAAATTTATCACATGGGTGTTCCCGGTGATATTGAAAAAGGAAACGATGGCACTGATGATCCTGCTTCATGGACCGAGCGATTCAACAGCCAGGGCCCTGAATGGACTGCTCCCGGGAATGGGGAAACACTGGAAAACAACCCGGATGGAAAGAAACCCGCGGTCGGAGGAAATACGTTCGTAGTAGTTGAAGCAGACGGCGATGATCTGGTGCACTCTGACGGTAAGACTGCGCGGAAAGCAGTCGAACTGATCGCGAAACATAAAGACGAACCTTTCTTTCTGGGCGTTGGTTTTGTGAGACCGCATGTACCATTTGTCGCGCCGCAGACCTACTTTCCTCCTTTTCTGCCCTATTCCAAACATGTGCTGCCTGAAAAAGTGGATGGAGACTGGGCTGACATTCCCAAGCTGGGGATTAATTACAAAACCAGTTTGAATATGAAAATGGATGTCAGACGTCAGAAAAAAGCGGTGGGTGGATACCTGGCATCGGTGGCCTACATGGATGCACAGGTGGGAAAAGTTCTAGATGCCGTCAAACAGGCGGGCATTGAGGATCGGACGATCGTGATCTTCACCAGCGATCACGGCTATCATCTAGGCGAACATGACTTTTGGGCCAAGGTGAGTCTGCATGAAGAGTCGGCGGCAGTTCCTTTGATCATCAGTGTACCCGGCAAGCAGCCCGCGGTTTGTAATTCGCTGGTTGAGTTGCTGGACTTATATCCCACCATCAGCAGCCTATGTAGTTTAAAGATTCCGGCTGGTATTCAGGGCAAAGATCTGTCACCACTCCTGGATGATCCCACCAGGCGCGTGCGTGATACCGCATTCAGCGTGGACCCGCGAAACAAGGGGAACCGTGGCTTTCTACTGCGAGATGAACGCTGGGCCTATATCCAATACAAGGAAGATGCTTCCGGTGGAATCGAATTGTATGACATGCAGAATGATCCACGGCAGTTTACCAATCTGGCTGAACGACCGGAAAACCAGTTGACAGTGAAGGTGTTTAAAGAGAAACTCGCCGAGAAATTAAAAGACATTCGCACGAATGATCTGGGACACACCTATTCACAGCGTTAA
- a CDS encoding anti-sigma factor family protein has translation MSETKTELTESTALEDIDAYLDGEELSEEKARQLEQWIKTDSENADQAFRRVFLHSYLRERFQVRSIGEAQAREREKQLKEPLILPAETEIEINSVPPKPEPKTKQKPAPGQRILTWRWFLLIGIGIVSTINLSVMFIKDFQLPYDEDKAFEPINFESNYVKKTFLMARKAAQPFIYEGFNYSENLLGEKQSEGINDLTGGVGWAGSWDDEGRNRSAIVHDTKKANLGKNDMRLFGQLGFSDQYGNMLLTKGGQYRSGAGSETIAVRHIDLQQVPNALSDSKGFGADGEILWLSFMAQSYDNAGGGRYAYLDFGNEESSLRIGKLASADRGNWAAAGQVNGTEINTASSEVLSGQAALIIVRILFRPGAEEVDLWLNPPLNQNPDLEDVDLRLMAPDLRIERVKIVSNYSTDFDELRVGVSFVDVIPAGDYD, from the coding sequence ATGTCGGAAACTAAAACGGAACTCACAGAAAGCACTGCACTCGAAGATATTGATGCCTATCTTGATGGGGAAGAGCTCTCCGAAGAAAAGGCGCGACAGCTCGAGCAGTGGATCAAGACGGACAGCGAAAATGCTGACCAGGCCTTTCGTCGCGTGTTTTTGCATTCCTACCTGCGAGAGCGTTTCCAGGTTCGCTCGATTGGTGAAGCACAGGCACGTGAGCGGGAAAAACAACTCAAAGAGCCATTGATTCTGCCGGCGGAAACGGAAATTGAGATTAATTCCGTGCCACCAAAGCCTGAACCTAAAACAAAACAGAAACCAGCGCCAGGACAGCGAATCCTGACCTGGCGCTGGTTTCTGTTAATCGGGATTGGCATTGTGTCGACCATTAATCTCTCGGTGATGTTCATCAAAGACTTTCAGTTGCCTTATGATGAAGACAAGGCATTCGAACCGATCAACTTCGAGTCGAACTATGTCAAAAAAACATTTCTCATGGCGCGGAAAGCAGCTCAGCCATTTATCTATGAAGGCTTCAATTATTCTGAGAATCTCCTGGGTGAAAAACAATCAGAGGGAATTAACGATCTGACAGGTGGAGTCGGCTGGGCTGGTTCCTGGGATGATGAAGGACGAAATCGATCTGCGATTGTGCACGATACCAAGAAAGCGAATCTTGGGAAAAACGATATGCGGCTGTTTGGACAGCTCGGGTTTTCCGATCAGTATGGCAACATGCTGTTAACCAAAGGAGGACAGTATCGTTCGGGGGCAGGTTCTGAAACCATCGCCGTTCGTCATATCGATTTGCAACAGGTGCCTAATGCACTGTCAGACTCCAAAGGATTTGGAGCCGACGGAGAAATTCTGTGGCTGAGCTTCATGGCGCAGTCCTATGACAACGCTGGCGGTGGTCGTTATGCTTATCTCGATTTCGGAAATGAAGAATCCAGCTTGCGAATTGGCAAACTGGCGTCTGCGGACCGCGGTAACTGGGCGGCGGCGGGCCAGGTGAATGGTACCGAAATCAATACCGCCTCGAGTGAGGTCCTCTCCGGACAGGCTGCATTAATTATTGTGCGGATTCTGTTTCGCCCGGGCGCGGAGGAAGTGGATCTCTGGTTGAATCCCCCCCTGAATCAGAATCCTGATCTGGAAGATGTGGATCTCCGACTGATGGCACCTGACCTGCGTATCGAACGGGTTAAGATCGTCAGTAATTATTCCACGGACTTCGATGAACTGCGCGTGGGGGTCTCATTCGTAGATGTCATTCCAGCTGGCGATTATGACTGA
- a CDS encoding sigma-70 family RNA polymerase sigma factor, with the protein MDATQTRTLQTESARSRAELARNWVKVQPSLMAFVVASTPQFSDAEDLLQDVAAEIAIRYDEYDNSRPFLPWALWIAKIKIADFYRGKRRDRVLFMGEAMDALADACSRVQQLMTEERDLLEYCLDQLTERSRRLLGLRYSDDLKPKQIADELGTSMGSVRVTLSRIRTTLMDCVQKRAAGEANVGN; encoded by the coding sequence ATGGATGCGACACAAACAAGAACGCTGCAAACAGAGTCTGCGCGAAGCCGCGCTGAACTCGCACGAAACTGGGTGAAAGTTCAACCCTCTCTGATGGCATTTGTAGTGGCTTCCACGCCTCAATTCAGTGATGCAGAGGATCTGCTCCAGGATGTTGCTGCGGAAATTGCAATCCGCTATGACGAATATGACAACTCTCGTCCGTTCCTGCCTTGGGCCCTGTGGATCGCAAAGATTAAAATCGCTGATTTTTATCGTGGCAAGCGTCGTGACCGGGTATTGTTCATGGGAGAAGCGATGGATGCTTTAGCAGATGCCTGCTCCCGGGTTCAGCAGTTAATGACAGAAGAACGTGATTTACTGGAGTATTGCCTGGATCAGTTAACAGAGCGTTCGCGGCGTTTACTTGGTTTACGCTATTCAGATGATTTAAAACCAAAGCAGATTGCCGACGAATTGGGAACCTCGATGGGATCAGTGCGAGTAACATTATCCCGAATTCGGACCACATTGATGGATTGTGTTCAAAAGCGGGCTGCCGGTGAAGCGAATGTCGGAAACTAA
- a CDS encoding DUF1501 domain-containing protein encodes MLSFYNVQNQHYSSTRRKFLQMGTLGFAGLTLTDLLRAEAQSGIVNSNKSIINVHLDGGPPHMDMIDLKPEAPPEIRGEFLPISTNVSGVQLCELLPRMAAQANQFAFIRSLVGSAGAHDAFQCQSGFSKKDLGSTGGRPALGSVVSKLKGTPEDRTPLFVDLMQGRGLVRNSARPGFLGPSFQPFRPDLSDLFERQLEKGMQSELKRLGNDHQVSLKLNPTLSLQRLENRTTLLSELDTIRSRVDASGMMDAMDRFSQQAVSILTSGRLADALDLSQEDPATLARYTPANQIEKPRFYTSEGPQAVKKFLLARRLVEAGVRCVSLSISDFDTHSSNFDRLRQLLPIVDHGLTALVTDLEERGMLDDVTIIAWGEFGRTPRVNSKKGGRDHWPRVGPAILAGGGMRTGQVIGATDRTASAVKERPVHYKDIFATLYRNLGIDPHAVTIEDPHGRPQYLLDAGRHIAELS; translated from the coding sequence ATGCTGTCATTCTATAATGTACAGAATCAGCACTACTCCAGCACACGACGAAAGTTCCTGCAGATGGGAACACTCGGCTTTGCCGGACTGACTCTGACCGATCTTTTACGCGCGGAAGCACAATCAGGTATTGTCAATTCAAACAAATCCATCATCAATGTGCATCTGGATGGTGGCCCTCCACATATGGATATGATTGACCTGAAACCGGAAGCTCCCCCTGAAATCCGCGGAGAGTTTCTGCCGATCTCCACAAATGTCTCTGGTGTGCAATTATGCGAACTTCTGCCTCGCATGGCGGCCCAGGCAAACCAGTTTGCCTTTATCAGATCGCTGGTCGGTTCTGCTGGCGCCCACGACGCATTCCAATGCCAGTCTGGGTTCAGCAAAAAAGATCTGGGCTCAACGGGCGGACGCCCTGCCCTGGGATCCGTCGTTTCGAAATTGAAAGGTACGCCAGAAGACCGTACCCCTTTATTCGTCGACCTGATGCAGGGTCGTGGACTGGTTCGAAACAGTGCCCGCCCTGGATTCCTCGGACCATCTTTCCAGCCATTCCGGCCCGATCTCTCGGACCTGTTTGAACGCCAGTTGGAAAAAGGGATGCAAAGTGAACTGAAGCGACTCGGCAATGATCACCAAGTCAGCCTGAAACTGAACCCCACTCTCAGCCTGCAACGACTGGAAAACCGCACGACACTGCTTTCCGAGTTGGATACGATCCGTAGCAGAGTGGACGCCAGCGGTATGATGGACGCCATGGACCGTTTTTCGCAACAAGCGGTCAGCATTCTCACATCGGGCCGCCTGGCGGATGCGCTGGACCTGTCGCAGGAAGATCCCGCTACCCTGGCGCGCTACACCCCGGCAAATCAAATAGAAAAACCTCGCTTTTATACCAGTGAAGGTCCTCAGGCTGTGAAAAAGTTTCTGCTGGCGCGACGTCTTGTAGAAGCGGGTGTCCGCTGTGTCAGTCTTTCCATCAGCGATTTTGATACGCACTCCAGCAACTTCGATCGCCTCCGCCAGTTACTCCCGATTGTCGATCATGGATTGACTGCCCTCGTTACCGATCTGGAAGAACGAGGTATGCTGGACGATGTGACCATCATCGCCTGGGGTGAGTTTGGACGTACTCCCCGCGTCAACTCCAAAAAAGGAGGTCGTGACCACTGGCCTCGCGTGGGGCCCGCCATTCTTGCCGGCGGCGGAATGCGCACCGGACAGGTCATCGGTGCGACGGATCGAACAGCCAGCGCCGTAAAAGAACGCCCCGTGCATTACAAAGATATCTTCGCCACGCTCTATCGTAATCTGGGTATCGATCCGCACGCTGTCACGATCGAGGATCCCCACGGTCGCCCGCAATATCTGCTCGACGCCGGCAGACATATCGCGGAACTCTCCTGA
- a CDS encoding 3-keto-disaccharide hydrolase, with product MKQRLTIGMVLIVLSSSIAVQAADLPQYKPLFNGKDLTGWVNVNTDKDTWYVKDGMLVCTGHPIGVMRSDKQYENFLLHIEWRHMEAGGNSGVFAWSEGTVPEGRRLPKGMEIQMLELDWVNQHKHKDGSLPPIAYVHGELFGANGLITTPDNPRGTRSKSIENRCKGKGQWNVYDVVCVDGVVKLSVNGKFVNGVRNASIKKGYLCLESEGAEIQFRNIQIMELPPGITTQEQTAPRLK from the coding sequence ATGAAACAAAGACTCACAATCGGAATGGTTCTAATTGTTCTCAGCAGTTCTATCGCAGTACAAGCCGCTGACCTGCCGCAATATAAACCACTCTTCAACGGCAAAGATCTCACCGGCTGGGTGAATGTCAACACCGACAAAGATACCTGGTATGTTAAAGATGGCATGCTGGTTTGCACGGGACATCCCATCGGCGTGATGCGCAGCGACAAGCAGTATGAAAATTTTCTATTGCATATCGAATGGCGTCACATGGAAGCGGGTGGCAACTCGGGTGTTTTCGCCTGGAGCGAAGGAACCGTTCCGGAGGGCAGACGACTTCCTAAAGGGATGGAGATCCAGATGCTCGAACTCGACTGGGTCAATCAGCATAAACACAAAGATGGTAGCCTGCCTCCGATTGCGTATGTGCACGGTGAACTCTTCGGCGCCAACGGCCTCATTACTACACCTGATAACCCACGGGGTACACGCAGCAAATCGATTGAAAACCGTTGCAAAGGGAAAGGACAATGGAACGTGTATGATGTCGTCTGTGTGGATGGGGTGGTCAAACTTTCCGTCAACGGAAAATTTGTCAACGGTGTACGCAACGCGTCGATCAAAAAAGGCTATCTCTGCCTGGAATCAGAAGGAGCGGAAATCCAGTTCCGCAATATCCAGATTATGGAACTCCCCCCCGGGATCACAACTCAGGAACAAACCGCACCTCGGCTGAAATAA
- a CDS encoding DUF1592 domain-containing protein yields the protein MNAQTASAGSESKPQTGAAIYRKLCITCHATNGKGVTDKANPFHGRKTLDELTMLIEKTMPEEDPELCEGEDARQVAAYVLQHFFTSPAEQDNQSARVQLSHMTVRQYLYTTADLISSFLGTAKTTTSERGLRAEYFSTRNFRGDKRVEKRIDPVVNFQFGDKTPVDKITNAEEFSMKWEGSVLAEETGDYDFILKTENGARLWVNEQEPIIDEWVSSQGRAKEHKATIRLLAGKPYTLKLHVFKYKEKSSSVVLEWKPPHKAQEVIPARNLTPQQVPGTFICSTIFPPDDSVSGYERGIAVSKSWDEATTSAALEVMAIVIKHLDRMAGTKQDDKNRAEKIRQFCQRFAEQAFRRPLTDEQKAFFVDQHFQQKLPLEFATKRSILLILKSPRFLYTDREFTAPDGFDIASRLSYGLWDSMPDRQLYDAAKAGRLKTPEQIRQQSQRMLKDPRAQAKLRYFFHHWLQLDEKEELAKDKELFPDFDGQVVSDLRTSLDLFIDDVVWSGGSDYRQLLLADYVYLNPRLAKVYGVEPPEDQEFQKVSLDQDKRAGVITHPYLMANFAYHNLSSPIHRGVFVTRRLLGRSLKPPPQATEFKDGDFKPGMTTREKVALITKPSACMSCHSIINPLGFSLEHFDAIGRYREKEAERTINASSELPALSGVPARFNGARDLAEFIASDHQAHAAFVDQLFHQAVKQPINAYGQNIREELTTNFEKSGYNIQQLLIEIMQVAALHQPQS from the coding sequence ATGAACGCACAGACTGCATCTGCTGGTTCTGAATCCAAACCTCAAACAGGCGCGGCCATCTATCGTAAACTCTGCATTACATGTCACGCGACAAATGGGAAGGGTGTGACTGACAAAGCCAATCCCTTCCACGGCCGAAAAACACTCGACGAGCTGACCATGCTCATCGAAAAAACCATGCCCGAAGAAGATCCCGAACTCTGCGAAGGGGAAGACGCCCGGCAGGTGGCAGCATATGTCCTGCAGCATTTTTTCACATCCCCTGCCGAGCAGGACAATCAGAGCGCACGGGTTCAATTATCTCACATGACGGTACGACAGTACCTGTATACTACGGCGGACCTGATATCATCGTTTCTGGGAACCGCAAAAACCACCACCAGCGAACGGGGATTACGCGCGGAATATTTCTCAACGCGTAATTTCCGCGGTGACAAACGGGTTGAAAAACGTATTGATCCCGTCGTGAACTTTCAGTTTGGTGATAAGACGCCTGTCGACAAAATCACGAACGCTGAAGAATTTTCCATGAAATGGGAAGGCTCAGTGCTGGCTGAGGAAACGGGCGACTACGACTTCATTCTCAAAACAGAAAACGGGGCGCGACTGTGGGTGAACGAGCAGGAACCAATCATTGATGAATGGGTCAGTTCTCAGGGACGCGCTAAAGAACACAAAGCGACGATCCGTCTGCTGGCAGGCAAACCCTATACTTTGAAATTACATGTATTCAAATACAAAGAGAAATCTTCGTCCGTCGTACTTGAGTGGAAACCACCTCATAAGGCTCAGGAAGTCATCCCGGCCAGGAACCTGACTCCACAACAGGTGCCCGGCACCTTTATCTGTTCGACTATTTTCCCTCCTGATGACAGTGTCTCCGGTTACGAACGCGGTATTGCAGTATCCAAATCATGGGACGAAGCGACTACCTCCGCGGCGCTCGAAGTCATGGCAATCGTAATCAAACATCTGGATCGGATGGCGGGTACAAAACAGGATGATAAGAACAGAGCCGAAAAAATCAGACAGTTCTGCCAGCGCTTTGCAGAACAGGCATTTCGTCGTCCTCTGACAGACGAGCAGAAAGCCTTTTTCGTCGATCAACATTTCCAACAGAAGTTACCCCTGGAGTTTGCTACCAAGCGGTCCATTCTGCTGATCTTAAAGTCTCCCCGTTTCCTCTATACCGACCGCGAGTTTACTGCGCCAGACGGTTTTGACATCGCTTCACGTCTCTCTTATGGCTTATGGGATTCCATGCCTGATCGGCAACTGTATGATGCTGCCAAAGCAGGACGGCTGAAAACTCCAGAGCAGATCAGACAGCAGTCCCAGCGGATGCTTAAAGATCCACGCGCCCAGGCGAAGCTGCGTTATTTCTTCCATCACTGGCTGCAACTCGATGAAAAAGAAGAACTCGCGAAAGACAAAGAACTCTTTCCCGATTTTGATGGGCAGGTCGTTTCCGACCTGAGAACTTCACTCGACCTGTTTATTGATGATGTGGTCTGGAGTGGTGGTTCCGATTACCGTCAGTTACTGCTGGCAGATTATGTTTATCTCAACCCGCGTCTGGCGAAAGTTTATGGCGTGGAGCCGCCTGAGGATCAGGAATTCCAGAAAGTATCCCTCGACCAGGACAAACGGGCTGGCGTAATTACGCACCCCTACCTGATGGCCAACTTCGCATATCACAACTTGAGTTCGCCTATCCACCGTGGTGTGTTTGTGACCCGTCGGCTATTGGGGCGATCCCTCAAGCCGCCACCTCAGGCTACCGAATTTAAAGACGGTGATTTCAAACCAGGTATGACCACCCGCGAAAAAGTGGCGCTCATTACAAAACCATCTGCCTGTATGTCCTGCCACAGTATCATTAATCCACTTGGTTTTAGCTTGGAGCACTTTGACGCGATTGGCCGATACAGAGAAAAAGAAGCAGAACGAACCATTAACGCCTCATCCGAGCTGCCGGCTCTCTCGGGTGTCCCCGCCAGATTTAATGGCGCACGTGATCTGGCAGAGTTTATTGCCAGCGATCACCAGGCGCATGCTGCCTTTGTTGATCAGTTGTTCCACCAGGCGGTTAAACAACCGATTAACGCCTATGGACAGAATATCCGTGAAGAATTAACCACAAATTTTGAAAAATCCGGTTATAATATACAACAGCTTTTGATCGAAATCATGCAGGTTGCTGCCTTACATCAACCTCAATCCTGA
- a CDS encoding DUF1552 domain-containing protein, with product MAFQSRRAFLKELGLSTAVLPLVMHLPSLGFAADARIRKQRLIVMFSPNGIVPKAYWPDETGDKFELKEIMEPLKPYQDQMLVIKGIADRVRGDGDSHMRGMSCLLTGIELLPGNIQGGSHTPAGWASGNSIDQEIKRFLQSQKETHTRFGSLEFGVNVPHRADPWTRMVYAGSNKPIAPIDDPYQMFEKIYGSMKDRKSLASILDDVREDLKKVRTKLSKADRQLLEEHESYVRQMEQELKASQDQKLAVEVPIQEVGIKNDNDHMPVTSKMQIDLMVNSLANDMARVATLQYTNSVGQARMKWLGIDDGHHSLSHKPDSDEDSQQKLTKINKWFCEQLAYLVKKLDTTPESNGEGTLLDNTTIVWTNELGKGNSHTLNDVPLVLIGKGLDFKMGRSLQFKNLAHNRLLMSFAHAMGHRVKTFGNPDFCGDGIISELT from the coding sequence ATGGCTTTTCAATCCCGCCGCGCATTTTTAAAAGAACTGGGACTCTCCACTGCCGTCCTTCCGCTGGTGATGCATTTACCCAGTCTTGGCTTTGCCGCCGATGCCCGTATCCGTAAACAGCGCCTCATCGTGATGTTCAGTCCCAACGGTATCGTACCCAAAGCCTACTGGCCCGATGAAACAGGCGATAAATTCGAACTCAAAGAAATTATGGAGCCTCTGAAACCATATCAGGATCAGATGCTGGTCATCAAAGGGATCGCCGACCGCGTTCGCGGAGATGGCGACAGCCACATGCGGGGTATGAGCTGCCTGCTGACCGGAATCGAATTACTGCCCGGAAATATCCAGGGTGGCTCCCATACGCCCGCCGGCTGGGCCAGTGGAAATTCGATCGACCAGGAAATCAAACGATTCCTGCAAAGTCAGAAGGAAACCCACACGCGATTCGGGTCGCTGGAATTTGGCGTGAACGTTCCGCATCGCGCCGATCCCTGGACACGGATGGTCTACGCGGGTTCCAATAAACCGATCGCGCCCATCGATGACCCCTACCAGATGTTTGAAAAAATCTACGGATCAATGAAAGACCGCAAGAGCCTCGCCAGCATTCTGGACGACGTCCGCGAAGACCTGAAGAAGGTACGCACGAAACTCAGCAAAGCGGACCGCCAGTTACTGGAAGAACATGAGAGCTATGTCAGACAGATGGAACAGGAATTGAAAGCCAGCCAGGATCAGAAACTGGCCGTCGAAGTTCCCATTCAGGAAGTCGGCATCAAAAATGACAATGACCATATGCCGGTCACCAGCAAGATGCAGATTGATCTGATGGTCAACAGCCTTGCCAACGATATGGCACGAGTCGCGACGCTGCAGTACACCAACTCCGTCGGTCAGGCACGCATGAAGTGGCTGGGCATCGATGACGGTCACCATTCGCTTTCACATAAACCAGACAGCGATGAAGACTCACAGCAGAAACTCACAAAAATCAATAAATGGTTCTGTGAGCAACTCGCTTACCTTGTGAAAAAACTCGATACCACTCCGGAATCCAACGGCGAAGGCACACTGCTTGATAACACGACCATCGTCTGGACCAACGAACTGGGTAAAGGGAATTCACACACGCTGAATGATGTGCCCCTGGTTCTGATCGGAAAAGGACTGGACTTTAAAATGGGACGTTCCCTGCAGTTCAAAAACCTGGCACACAACCGCCTGCTGATGTCTTTCGCTCACGCCATGGGGCATCGGGTCAAAACCTTCGGGAATCCGGATTTCTGCGGTGATGGCATCATTTCTGAACTGACCTGA
- a CDS encoding cupin domain-containing protein, translating to MDHITRPNEQDEYFFEEGCFILEMSQADIDPEVSIARARVEPGRTTRFHRLKGTFERYIMLSGTGLVEVGNYEPTKVYPGDVVRIPPMTDQRITNIGDEDLVFLVICNPHFLKSCYIDTETGQ from the coding sequence ATGGATCACATTACCCGCCCGAATGAGCAAGACGAATACTTCTTCGAAGAAGGATGCTTTATTCTGGAAATGTCACAGGCTGATATCGACCCGGAAGTGTCCATTGCCCGCGCCCGTGTGGAGCCCGGCAGAACCACGCGGTTCCATCGTTTGAAAGGCACGTTTGAACGTTACATCATGCTCTCGGGAACAGGACTGGTCGAAGTCGGCAACTACGAGCCGACGAAAGTCTATCCCGGAGATGTAGTGCGCATCCCTCCAATGACCGATCAGCGGATCACCAATATCGGAGACGAGGACCTGGTTTTCCTCGTAATCTGTAACCCGCATTTCCTCAAATCATGCTATATCGATACAGAAACTGGACAATAA
- a CDS encoding DUF1559 domain-containing protein, translating to MSRNVQSKKGFTLIELLVVIAIIAILIALLLPAVQQAREAARRSTCKNNMKQIGLALHNYHETHRIFPYGYNTVPGGGCADGTGDIRTGWGFFILPFIDQAPLYQYCNSKGASDCPIWHTTTALIDTGGTGARASIPVYNCPSDPMGGINTDISTKVFGKSNYKGVTNEATSQAYTFGTSAVTSRMRDFTDGTSNTIQVGEAATMGNYVGAVWMGVIDDVHDNMANATNTATWAINGTDSDAFNSTHTGGCHFLLGDGKVRFISENINRDLYVDLATKNGGEVIGEY from the coding sequence ATGTCGAGGAACGTACAGAGTAAGAAGGGATTCACCCTGATTGAGCTACTCGTGGTGATTGCTATCATCGCCATATTGATTGCATTACTGTTACCAGCGGTGCAGCAGGCACGCGAAGCGGCACGTCGCAGCACATGCAAAAACAATATGAAACAAATCGGGCTGGCATTACACAACTACCACGAAACACACCGCATCTTCCCCTATGGCTATAATACCGTTCCCGGAGGTGGCTGTGCCGACGGAACCGGAGACATCCGCACTGGCTGGGGCTTCTTTATTCTGCCCTTCATTGATCAGGCTCCACTCTACCAGTACTGTAATTCGAAAGGAGCCTCAGACTGTCCAATCTGGCATACCACAACTGCTTTGATTGACACCGGTGGCACAGGAGCCAGGGCTTCCATTCCTGTCTACAACTGCCCTTCCGATCCTATGGGTGGCATCAATACAGATATCTCTACCAAAGTTTTTGGTAAATCCAACTACAAGGGTGTCACCAACGAAGCCACCAGCCAGGCTTATACTTTTGGTACTAGCGCGGTCACTTCTCGTATGCGTGACTTCACCGACGGGACCAGTAATACCATCCAGGTGGGCGAAGCTGCAACCATGGGTAATTATGTAGGGGCCGTCTGGATGGGCGTGATTGATGACGTCCATGATAACATGGCCAACGCGACCAATACTGCTACCTGGGCCATCAATGGAACCGATTCTGACGCGTTCAACAGTACTCACACTGGTGGATGCCACTTCCTGCTGGGAGACGGAAAAGTCCGCTTTATCTCCGAGAACATCAATCGCGATCTCTACGTAGATCTGGCAACAAAGAATGGTGGAGAAGTCATCGGCGAATATTAG